TAATTACGTTCGATATGATACTCTCTACTTGGTCCGCCTTGCTAGACCCTAAAGTCTTGATGAGCTCTAGTCTAGCTCTGTCAGTCAGTGAGGTTAGGTTTTTCGCGAACCCCTCCCTAATTATGATTGTAGCATCTACGTTGCTAGCAGCGCCGTATAACACATGAAAGCCGTACTTCTCTAGAGCCCCACTAACTTCTCTTAAGAAGTCTTCAGAAGTTATATTAACTCCTCCTAGGTTGCCTGAAGAACTGTCGTAGTTGATTACTGCTACATAACCTGGCTGAAGTCCTTGAGCATAAATTGAGGTTAAGCTCATGAGTGGGAGTATAAAGAGTGGCAGGAAAGCAATCACTGCTAAAGTGCGTATATCGCGTAGCATGTCTTTAAGTTCTTTCCAAATAACTACGTAGACGGGATTCATGACTCTTCACCAGCCAAGCTTATGAAGACTTCCTCGAGGTTCTTGCTACCGTACGCGCGTATCAAGTCTTTCGGAGGACCCTGAACTACTATGCGTCCTTTGTTTATTAGAGCTACCTCATCACACAAGTCTTCAACTTCAATCATGTTATGTGATGAGAGGATTATCGTGACTGAGTTGCTCCTAGAGTATTCTTTGAGAATCTTACGTATCGCGTACGCTGAGAACACGTCAAGACCTGATGTAGGCTCATCTAATATGACTAGCTTAGAACCTATCATTAAGGTCCTCGCTATAGCTACCCTCCTAACCATCCCCTTACTATATTCTGAGGTTCTCCTGTTGAGGTCTCGCTCACTCAAGCCAGAAATCTTAGCACCTACTTCAGCAACTTCTAACGCTTTAGTAGTTTTACCGTAGTAAAGCATCGCGTAGTAGTAGAGGTTCTCCCAGCCAGTCAAGCGCGAGTAGAGTCCAGCGTCTTCAGGCAAGTAAGATATGTACCTCCTGATTAAGACTCTATTCTCGGGTAAGCTGTAATCAAGTACTCTGACAGTACCTTCATCCTGTTTAAGTAGGGTAGCTAAGATCCTGAGTAAGGTAGTCTTGCCAGCACCGTTAGGACCTATCAACCCGAAGATAAGTCCCTCATCAATCTCTACGCTTACCCCATCAAGAGCTCTAATCTTCCCAAAATTCTTCACTACCCCCTGCACAGACACTACTTTACTCGTGCTAGACATCCTCGCTAACCCGAGATACTCTATGTTTTAATAGCTTAATATCCTGACTAAAGATACATTCATGAGAGTATTAGGAGGACTTCATTAATGGCGAGCAAGCACTTCAAAAATGTTCTCGTAGTTGGTGGCGGGAATGTAGGAGTCTTATTAACTTACGCGTTAATTAACTCGGGTGCGAGATTAAGTGCTCACGTGTTAGTTAGGAACCCTCAACACTTAGAGTTTCTTAAGAGGGAAGGAGTCAAAATATTTACTGCTGAAGGTTCT
Above is a genomic segment from Zestosphaera sp. containing:
- a CDS encoding ABC transporter ATP-binding protein, encoding MSSTSKVVSVQGVVKNFGKIRALDGVSVEIDEGLIFGLIGPNGAGKTTLLRILATLLKQDEGTVRVLDYSLPENRVLIRRYISYLPEDAGLYSRLTGWENLYYYAMLYYGKTTKALEVAEVGAKISGLSERDLNRRTSEYSKGMVRRVAIARTLMIGSKLVILDEPTSGLDVFSAYAIRKILKEYSRSNSVTIILSSHNMIEVEDLCDEVALINKGRIVVQGPPKDLIRAYGSKNLEEVFISLAGEES